The Sulfurihydrogenibium sp. region AACTATTTATCAAAAGAAATAGGAACATTGATTCTCTATCTTTTTAGAACAAAGGAGGCGGATAAATGGTTCATGTCCTCAATAAAGATAAAAATATGAGAGTATTAGTTGTAGATGATGAATGCTGTGTATTAAATTTCGTAAAAAAGATCCTTAGTACAAAGGGTTTTGAAGTAATAACACTACAATCTTCTAAAGGTTTAGAAGATTATCTACCAATAAGCAACTTGCTTTTGATAGATATAAAGTTGGAAGATGAGAATGGAATAGATGTAGTAGAAAGGTTGAGGACAAAAGGTTTTAACATCCCAGTAATTTTTTTAACCGACTATACAGATGCGAATACAGTAATAAGTGCATCAAGATTTTCTGCTACAAATATACTTAAAAAACCTTTAAACGCCGAAGAGCTTTTACGAGTTGTAAAAGAGATGTTGGGATTTAACCTAAATCCTGATATTCCATATAGTAAAGAGTTTAAAGTAATCGGCTCTTCAAAGGCTATGTTTGAAGTTTTTAAAAAAATAGGTTTAGCTTGCCAAAACGATCTCAATGTTTTGATAACCGGAGAAACAGGTGTGGGAAAGGAAGTGGTATCACGGTTAATCCACGAAAATAGCCCGAGAAAAGAAAAACCTTTTGTTATATTACATTGCCCTGCCATACCTTGGGACCTCTTCGAAGCAGAGCTGTTTGGATATGTAAAGGGAGCCTTTACGGGTGCCTTGGTAGATAAAAAAGGAAAGGTAAAGTTAGCTGAAGGTGGAACCCTTTTTTTAGACGAAATAGGAGACATTCCTTACAAACTTCAAGCAAAGCTTTTGGCTTTTGTAGAAAGAAAAAGCTATTTCTCATTGGGAAGCTCCAAGGAAGAGAAAGCAGACGTTAGACTTATTTTTGCTACAAACAGGGACCTAAAAAAAATGGTAGAAGAAGGAAAATTTAGAGAAGATCTGTATCATAGAATAAGTCAAATGGATATCTACATACCACCTCTTAGAGAAAGAAAGGAAGACATAAAACAGTTAGTCGATTATTTTATAGCTTTTGCTAACGCAGAAATAGGAACCATGGTTGAAGGGGTGGAAGAAGAAGCTATGAAAAAGCTAATGGATTACTCATTCCCAGGGAATGTACGTGAGCTA contains the following coding sequences:
- a CDS encoding sigma-54 dependent transcriptional regulator: MVHVLNKDKNMRVLVVDDECCVLNFVKKILSTKGFEVITLQSSKGLEDYLPISNLLLIDIKLEDENGIDVVERLRTKGFNIPVIFLTDYTDANTVISASRFSATNILKKPLNAEELLRVVKEMLGFNLNPDIPYSKEFKVIGSSKAMFEVFKKIGLACQNDLNVLITGETGVGKEVVSRLIHENSPRKEKPFVILHCPAIPWDLFEAELFGYVKGAFTGALVDKKGKVKLAEGGTLFLDEIGDIPYKLQAKLLAFVERKSYFSLGSSKEEKADVRLIFATNRDLKKMVEEGKFREDLYHRISQMDIYIPPLRERKEDIKQLVDYFIAFANAEIGTMVEGVEEEAMKKLMDYSFPGNVRELKNLIYKTVIETKFGKIKDFDIHPEKTTVYSTTCSFDRFIDMLLDSTPEEDLPNLLERIEVYLIKKLLEKYSGNKSKVAGLLGISRNTLENRLRGIFSN